TGAGGTGGTGGTTGTGGGGGGAATGGTGCTGGAGGATATTAGATATCCAAGCAGCTTCATTACTGATTGTTGAGTAACTCTGGATTGAACATATAATCCTGACTCACCCAGAAATTATGAAGACAATTTGATTCAAATCGCAAACCCATCCCCTCCAAGTCTTTGCTACATGATGAAATCAAAAGCTGGGAGGGGGTTTCTGTCAAAGCGACAATGGTACGTATCAAATGCAAAAGTTACACATGACTGTCTGTTATGTaagttatatataaaattgattaatctaattttaatacttttccttctcttcaaccTAATTATGAATCAGAGGTTTTCAGTAATTCTCAGAGCAGAGCAAAAATAATTTCCGTATTCAAAACGACACACTTGGAATGTTGCAAACGTTTAGACTACTAAGTGATTAAATGAGCACTATTTGCTGCTTAAGTCGCATAATAAAGTGAATATTACTTCCAGATATTCAAATAAAAGGCATAGAATACTGAACATAACTGCAGGCGACTTTTGTTATCTAtacttatgggggggggggggttggggaaggtGTCCTGAATGTATGGAAAGTTAGAACATGTTTCTGGGATGGAAGACAAGGGTCAATTCTTCCAAAAACAGCCCGCCCCCTCCGGGCTGCGGGCGCGGGGCCGCGCCTCCTCGCGGCGGCCACCGCAGTGCGTGGTGGTTAGAGAACGCGGCAGGTTCGAGAACGCGCCTGAAAGCGGCGGCGTGCTCGAGAACGCGCCTCGACGACGacgacggcggcggcggcccgtGGGGAGCCAGTCGTTGCGGGGCGCGCTCTCGAGCGGCAGCCCGGGGCGGCCCGTCGGTGCCGGCACGGGGAAGAGGCGGTGGCGCTGCCCACGGTGGCGGGAGTTCGCGGCGGCGATGGAGCGCGTTTGAGCCAGGACCGGGGTCCGAGGCGCGCTCTCTGCCGACGGAAATGAGCCGCAGGGCTGCACCTACACCTACTGAAGCCTCACCTTCGACGCCCAAGAAGGTGTCTGCCCTGGCTAGCACAACCGCAACCAATAATGAGTTGATGAGTCTTTTTGAGTGTGAGGAATGCTTTGACTTTGTGTTACCACCCATTTTTCAGTGTCAGGGTGGCCATCTTGTTTGTGGCAGTTGTCGCCCAAAGCTCACACGTTGTCCAATCTGCCTGGGCCAGTTGGGATCCTTTCGCAACTTGGCTCTGGAGAAAGTGGGCGATTCCTTGCTATTCCCTTGTAAATATGCCTCTTCTGGATGTGAGGAAACTCTGCGACACACTGCAAAAGCAGACCACGAAGACCTCTGTAAGTTTAGGCCTTATCCGTGCCCGTGCCCTGGTACTTCCTGTAAATGGCAAGGCTCTCTGGATACTGTAACGTCCCATCTGATGCATCACCATGAGACCATTATAACCCTAGAGGGAGAAGAAGTCGTTTTCCTTGCTACACAAATTAATCTTCCTGGTGCTTTTGACTGGGTGATGCTGCAGTCCTGTTTTGGCTTTCACTTCTTGTTGGTCttggagaaacaggaaaactaCGACGGTCACCAGCAGTTCTTTGCAATCGCACAGCTGATAGGAACACGCAAGCAAGCTGAAAATTTTGCTTATAGATTTGAACTAAATGGTGATAGGCGGCGATTGGCTTGGGAAGCGACTCCGAGATCTATTGATGAGAAAATTGCAACAGCCATTGGGAAGAGCGACTGCCTAGTCTTTAACACCAGCACTGCACAGCTTTTTGCAGAAAATGACAATTTAGGCATCAATGTAACTATTTTCATGTGTTGAAATGGCAATCAAACATTTTCTGGACAGCGTTTAAAACCACTGCATTCAGTTTCACATAGAATAAAGTCACCCATCTGCCTGCGGACCTGAAACTTTGGTGGGTGGAAGCTAGacacatgaaaatgaataaaaggaaaggcTGTTAAACACAGGAAACAGTTTAATGTAGTaacactaacatttaaaaataagtcaacagtaaaccaatgaaataaataaatatatatatatgtatatgtgtatatatatatatgtgtgtgtgtgtatatatatatatatatacacacacacacccaagatGGGcatcttttgtgttgttttttttttgaacattttattttttgagacacacacacacacacacacacacagtgtgagtggggggaggggcagagagggagagaggaagacacagaatccaagcagattccagacacagaatctggagctgtcagcacagagcccaagagctccaactgtgaggtcatgacctaagccaaaatcagacacttaactgactgagccacccaggcgccccaagataggCATCTTTTGTATTAAGAAAGGAAGCATTGTAAAATCATTCTGAATTTGTGTTGTAGATTGAGCGTACTGTTGAAAAAtaccaggtttttgttttgtgtgtgtgcccccaaactttgtgtgcatgtgcacgtgcacacgtgcatgcgtggggggggggggcggggaggaagagaccaagtgagagagagaaagagagagagcactttattataaggaattggctcatacaATTATGGAGACTAAGTCCTAAGATTCGCAGGATGAGTTAACAAGCTGGAGAaggtggagacccaggaaagctaaTGTATAGTTCTAGTCTGAGTCTGAAGACCTGAGATCCAGGAGAGCTGATGAGGTAAGTTCCAGTACAAAAGCCAGTAGGCTCATAACCCAAGAAGAGCCAATGTTTTAGTCTGAATTTGAGGCCAGAAAAGACTGTTGTTACTTCACTGTATCTTCTTTTCCTTAACCCATACTATTGTAGATAGTCCTTTATGGAACCATTCTTCAGTTATCCTATTTGAGTGTATCATCTGTTTCCTGCTCAGTCCCTGActgatattcttattttaaaatattagtaactATACTTAAAATTCCTAATGCATAATAAATTTTGTGAGCTTACTGATAAAgagccttttcttttatttttttttaatgtttatttatttttgagagagagtataaaCAGAGGAGGTGccgagagaggggggacagaggatctgaaccaggctctgtgctgacagcagacagcccgacacagggctcgaactcatgaactgtgagatcatgacccaatccGAAGTCAAATGCtgaacctgagccacccaggtgctccaagagccTTTTCAAACACAATGCAATCATAGGCCGGCTGAGTGATTCAGAAGGCCTTTgatgcacagtctctctctccccctggccTTCCAGTCTGAATTTCCAAGGGCAGAGGGATCAGAGGAAACCTCAAATGCTAATACCTCAACAGCACTTATTGTCCATGATATCCGGCCTGGGATCTTTGAACTATGGTTTGGCCCCATATCTCCTCCAGGACACAGCTGGCCACAGACAGGCAGTTCAACacaacatttaaaattcaaaatgtgaaacatagaataatgaagccatctggtccataTTATGTTGTCCAACAATTATAAGTAATGTGAGCTATAAATACAACAAGCAAAAGGAAGCAAACAAGAGACCATTAATCAATACAGACAATTTGAACAAGATATGATGACTGAAACTTCTTTTTCTGGAGCATCTTTACAAATGGTGGACTAAAGCAGGtctagattaaaaaatattacttgcCAAAGCCCTTCAGTCATAAAACTTCTCTGAAGTAATAAAAATCTGCACGGGAATTTCACAGAGAGGACCCTGATGTTGCTATTTAGTAACTCACAGAGTTATATATGAAAGGCAACGGGACCAATCTTGGCTCAAAATCCAGAATAACTCCATGAGAGTTACATCATAAGGACACCTTAGTGGAGAGGACTCTAAGAAACTCTTAACACTCATCAGCAGCCCCACTTATAAAACCTGGAGGAGTTTGAGTAGGAATGTAGACAACCAGAATGGTTTGGCTCTGGATCTATATAGCCAACAGTCTTGTCATTTCTCTGACTATCCCATAATCACCTCAAACTCAATATATCTGAAGTTAAACAAATGCTCCTCCCTTCCCAATCTGGACCTTCTCTTATGGCTCAGGCTTCTAACATGAGCAACTGAATAGATAATAAACGTATCCATTACTTTTGGATGAGAGCAAAAACACATTTAGGCCACACGGTTGACTtctcagaaaaaaagggaatgtgGTAGAATGAATTATTTGTCCTCAATTCTTCCTGTCTTCCCCTCCTCTACTAGGGTTTTACTGTGGGCAGAGAATAAATTGCAACCCTCAATGATTTAGCTAATGGAATTGAAACAGAGGCTTTAATTGTGCTCACAGGGTTTGGCTTGGCCTCTTTTGCACTTTTGCAACTGGCAATGGCAAGAACGTGCCTTGAGTAGCCACTGGTGATACATGGAGCAGGCCAAAAACCAACCCGCAGCTAGAAGCCAAGGGCTGCCCCGTGAGTAAGAAATAAGTACATGTTTTTATAAGCCGTTGGGATGGGGCGGGTAGTTGTTATGTAGCATTATCACAGCAGAAACCTGACTGGTGCAGTCTTCTTCCCTGCTCTgggaagacaaaataataaatgtataccaCAGTCTAtctttggtagtttatatgcacatacacacacacacacacacacacctttattcttgtacacacattttttaaatggtaccaCCTAACTTAATACAGTTACTCcacataaaaccaaaaatgaactgaAACCCCCCTTCCCCATTAgaagacaattaaaaattaaagctagTCTTCCCCCTGAGCTACCAAGTCAAGTATCTCTTGGTGATGTCCATGGCTCAGGCAAGATGAGATGTGGTGTCTTACGGTCTTGCAATCTGTGGCCTGCATGCTATCTGATATACTacatgagaagagagagaccaaaaatatttaataaaaaggaaaaaagaaaagcaacatctCAAGCATGGACATGATCTTCCTGGATCATCTTTTGTAAATGTCCACTTGTTGATTTCCTTCTCCAGCAGTGAAAAGAGGCCCTTGAATAACTGAGGTGGTGCCCTTTGGATTTCCTTTGCCCAGTGTCTTCCAGACTCCATGCGAGAAAGGGCAGTGAGAGGATTCCCCTGCTGAGCACAATACCATCATAGCGGCCCACTTCCTAGGGGAGCCTGGCAGACAGACCTGTGACATATCAGATCATTGGCCAGGGTGTACGCTTTCTTCATGAAGCTGTGCACCAGCTTTGTTCTCTACTTTCAGCTGGATCATCTTGAAGCAAAGCTtagctctccct
This region of Acinonyx jubatus isolate Ajub_Pintada_27869175 chromosome X, VMU_Ajub_asm_v1.0, whole genome shotgun sequence genomic DNA includes:
- the LOC106982593 gene encoding E3 ubiquitin-protein ligase SIAH1-like, with amino-acid sequence MSRRAAPTPTEASPSTPKKVSALASTTATNNELMSLFECEECFDFVLPPIFQCQGGHLVCGSCRPKLTRCPICLGQLGSFRNLALEKVGDSLLFPCKYASSGCEETLRHTAKADHEDLCKFRPYPCPCPGTSCKWQGSLDTVTSHLMHHHETIITLEGEEVVFLATQINLPGAFDWVMLQSCFGFHFLLVLEKQENYDGHQQFFAIAQLIGTRKQAENFAYRFELNGDRRRLAWEATPRSIDEKIATAIGKSDCLVFNTSTAQLFAENDNLGINVTIFMC